The following proteins are encoded in a genomic region of Nocardioides renjunii:
- a CDS encoding sulfotransferase domain-containing protein, with the protein MNVSDATPPGDDPGTMAYNFAVVGVQKGGTSTLAVTLNQHRLVCQAPDKERHYFDDETVDWSAPDYARDYTAPRRAPVHRLLGDASPTYLYWPRALERMRAYKPDMPLVAVFRDPLERLFSHWVMLRSRNLAWPDWPDFLTEWPHTSLPDAVPDDVRTMRWRHMTGLARGFYGEQLQRGFELFDRQQWLLLELREMLGDFEATIHRTTDFLDLPSFERVPPLKNWHAGAEQVPGTAPTADDLARVAEVYAKDLALFEELSGIDTSAWPTRLVLDGELDPAELAARFGRKVR; encoded by the coding sequence ATGAACGTGTCGGATGCCACCCCTCCGGGCGACGACCCGGGGACGATGGCCTACAACTTCGCGGTCGTCGGCGTGCAGAAGGGCGGCACGTCGACGCTGGCCGTCACCCTCAACCAGCACCGGCTGGTGTGCCAGGCGCCTGACAAGGAGCGGCACTACTTCGACGACGAGACCGTCGACTGGTCGGCGCCGGACTACGCCCGCGACTACACCGCGCCGCGGCGCGCGCCGGTCCACCGCCTGCTCGGCGACGCCAGCCCGACCTATCTCTACTGGCCGCGCGCGCTCGAGCGGATGCGGGCCTACAAACCGGACATGCCGCTGGTCGCGGTGTTCCGCGACCCGCTCGAGCGGCTGTTCTCCCACTGGGTGATGCTGCGCTCGCGCAACCTCGCCTGGCCCGACTGGCCCGACTTCCTCACCGAGTGGCCGCACACCTCGCTTCCCGACGCGGTGCCCGACGACGTCCGCACCATGCGGTGGCGGCACATGACCGGCCTCGCGCGGGGGTTCTACGGCGAGCAGCTGCAGCGCGGCTTCGAGCTCTTCGACCGCCAGCAGTGGCTGCTGCTCGAGCTGCGCGAGATGCTCGGCGACTTCGAGGCGACCATCCACCGCACCACCGACTTCCTCGACCTGCCGAGCTTCGAGCGCGTGCCGCCGCTGAAGAACTGGCACGCCGGGGCCGAGCAGGTCCCCGGCACGGCCCCGACCGCCGACGACCTCGCCCGGGTCGCGGAGGTCTACGCCAAGGACCTCGCCCTCTTCGAGGAGCTCTCCGGGATCGACACCTCGGCCTGGCCGACCCGGCTGGTGCTGGACGGGGAGCTGGACCCCGCCGAGCTGGCGGCGCGGTTCGGGCGGAAGGTGCGCTGA